Proteins encoded by one window of Drosophila melanogaster chromosome X:
- the temp gene encoding tempura, isoform B: MEEERNEKKVLCEKIIRDINAVFLKDQDLASFEIIPKEANCNKSPVVHVEHNLGLESWCAQHVYDHAHRTLISHRRQTTAQQLRTLQQQQQSDSLAKYLNVALLINPDVTTFWHIRRQLVQKNRLSINKELQFSALVLSIKPKSNEAFAYRRWLYSFQSADAIDWPNEIGICERAADRCASNYHAWSHRQWILQNGPCLLQSELLRTEKFMRKHISDYSCYHYRQVLLSRAYELSFALPKDSGASGSSTLASLQHLMTSYGLECEANAEDLLGLLLPHVDLSSVSKQRLISFLYCCNVAANDMRLCAEQRLMYGSRDCFELHRRAALKFIVEQCVRLQMGLPNGQLLPVASGDLRSHLGNFDFEDNPFLSAVRREESTLGGKHRRWCNLHLSFGYPAD, translated from the exons ATGGAGGAGGAACGCAACGAGAAAAAGGTGCTCTGCGAGAAGATCATCAGGGACATCAATGCGGTGTTCCTCAAGGATCAGGATCT CGCCTCCTTTGAAATTATACCCAAAGAAGCCAACTGCAACAAATCGCCGGTTGTGCATGTGGAGCACAATCTGGGCCTGGAATCGTGGTGTGCCCAGCATGTCTacgaccacgcccaccgcaCCCTCATCTCCCATCGCCGTCAAACCACGGCGCAACAGCTGCGgacgctgcagcagcagcagcagagcgACTCCCTGGCCAAATACCTAAACGTGGCTCTGCTGATTAATCCCGATGTGACCACCTTTTGGCACATCCGCCGTCAGCTGGTGCAAAAGAATCGGCTGAGCATCAACAAGGAGCTGCAGTTCTCCGCACTCGTGCTCTCAATCAAACCGAAGTCCAATGAAGCATTCGCCTACCGCCGTTGGCTGTACTCATTTCAAA GTGCCGATGCTATTGACTGGCCCAATGAGATCGGGATATGCGAAAGGGCCGCCGATAGATGCGCCAGCAACTATCACGCCTGGTCGCACCGCCAGTGGATCCTTCAGAACGGCCCATGCCTGCTGCAATCGGAACTGCTACGCACGGAGAAGTTTATGCGGAAGCACATCAGTGACTACAGCTGCTACCACTACCGCCAAGTGCTCCTGAGTCGTGCATATGAGCTCAGTTTTGCCCTTCCCAAGGATTCCGGAGCCAGTGGTTCGTCTACGTTGGCCAGTCTGCAGCATCTAATGACAAGCTATGGCCTGGAATGTGAAGCCAACGCTGAGGATCTGCTGGGTCTCTTGCTACCACATGTGGATCTGAGTTCCGTGAGCAAGCAAAGGCTAATATCATTTCTTTACTGCTGCAACGTTGCCGCCAACGATATGCGTCTGTGTGCCGAGCAGCGCTTGATGTACGGATCGCGGGATTGCTTCGAGCTGCATCGCCGTGCGGCACTCAAGTTCATCGTGGAGCAGTGCGTGCGCCTGCAAATGGGCTTGCCCAATGGCCAACTGTTACCAGTGGCGTCAGGCGATCTGCGTTCGCATTTGGGCAACTTTGACTTTGAAGATAATCCGTTTTTAAGTGCCGTACGGCGCGAGGAGTCCACCCTGGGTGGTAAGCACCGGCGGTGGTGCAATCTTCACCTCAGCTTTGGATATCCAGCGGACTAG
- the CG3071 gene encoding uncharacterized protein, translating to MQNSFLPLNTRRFRQRAQVETPDTVYWDRLAKPELLKEHNTIDYLDFSPSDPDNFVVTCSVRVQIYNLVTMLVVKNLSRFQKTAYGATFRQDGRLLAAGDEEGHVKLFDTTSRNILRLFKGHTAPVHRTFFTADKLQLASFGDDKSVRLWDVANEKVVQTYEDTHTDYVRAGAMHPQAGHMFVSGGYDGKIKLYDTRAETAVQRTLDHGAPVESMLFLPNGSIFVSAGGSQVRVWDLISGCRLLTMMSQHHKTVTCLRLGSDGRRLLSGGLDRHVKIYDVSTYKTVHTLTYPNAVVSMAVADGDQAVVAGMVDGLVSIRRMMVDSKPSHLKKIRADRARKYFVSTKRTNNTQEVDHTIKDHVKGPGLKSYDVHLRQFNHKKALDDVMNAQKMQYQPELIVAVITDLLHRGSLGKALTGRHEAALVRFIDFICNHLGEVRFMRPLMMAASTVLDVFEQRLVAYSQKLMKALQRLSLAMQEEVRLTAELMRMKGAVDMLIGISMDNSEVAHKPTYVETKTPKMHPSVAAQNYVVLVE from the exons ATGCAGAACTCCTTTCTTCCACTGAACACACGGCGTTTTCGACAGCGGGCCCAGGTGGAAACGCCGGATACGGTGTACTGGGACCGACTGGCG AAACCAGAACTACTCAAGGAGCACAACACCATCGATTATTTGGACTTCAGTCCAAGCGATCCTGACAACTTTGTTGTGACCTGTTCGGTGCGCGTTCAGATTTACAACCTGGTGACCATGCTTGTGGTAAAGAACCTTTCCCGATTCCAAAAGACCGCATACGGCGCCACCTTCCGGCAGGATGGTCGACTCCTGGCCGCCGGCGACGAGGAGGGCCATGTCAAGCTATTCGACACCACCAGTCGCAACATCTTGCGTTTGTTCAAGGGACACACGGCACCAGTACACCGCACCTTCTTTACGGCGGACAAGCTGCAGCTAGCCAGTTTTGGAGACGACAAGTCGGTCCGTCTGTGGGACGTGGCAAACGAGAAGGTGGTGCAAACGTACGAGGACACGCACACCGACTACGTTCGTGCAGGCGCCATGCATCCGCAGGCAGGGCATATGTTCGTCTCCGGCGGCTACGATGGCAAGATCAAACTGTACGATACGAGAGCGGAAACGGCGGTGCAGCGCACCTTAGATCACGGAGCTCCGGTGGAGTCCATGTTGTTCCTTCCGAACGGCTCTATTTTCGTCAGCGCCGGCGGCAGCCAGGTGCGCGTATGGGATCTCATCAGCGGCTGCCGTCTGCTCACCATGATGTCGCAGCATCACAAAACAGTAACTTGTCTGCGACTGGGATCCGATGGCAGGAGATTGCTCTCAGGCGGGCTCGATAGGCACGTGAAAATCTACGATGTGAGCACCTACAAAACAGTGCACACATTGACTTATCCCAATGCGGTGGTCAGCATGGCTGTTGCTGACGGAGATCAAGCAGTTGTGGCTGGAATGGTCGATGGTCTAGTCTCCATTCGTCGCATGATGGTAGACAGCAAGCCCAGTCATTTGAAAAAGATTCGTGCGGATCGCGCTCGAAAGTACTTCGTGAGTACGAAACGCACGAACAACACCCAAGAGGTTGATCACACCATCAAGGACCACGTCAAGGGGCCTGGATTGAAATCCTACGATGTGCACTTGCGCCAGTTTAACCACAAGAAGGCTTTGGACGACGTGATGAATGCGCAGAAGATGCAATACCAGCCGGAGCTCATTGTGGCTGTCATCACGGACCTTCTGCACCGTGGATCACTGGGAAAAGCCCTCACGGGTCGTCATGAGGCAGCGCTTGTCCGATTCATCGACTTCATTTGCAACCACTTGGGCGAGGTGCGATTCATGCGCCCGCTGATGATGGCCGCGAGCACGGTCCTTGATGTCTTCGAGCAACGATTGGTGGCCTACAGCCAGAAGCTGATGAAAGCCTTGCAACGATTGTCACTTGCAATGCAGGAGGAGGTGAGGCTCACCGCCGAGCTGATGCGGATGAAGGGTGCTGTGGATATGCTCATTGGGATTTCAATGGACAATAGCGAGGTAGCCCATAAGCCCACCTATGTGGAGACAAAGACACCTAAGATGCATCCCTCCGTGGCGGCGCAAAATTATGTGGTCTTAGTTGAGTGA